A window of Chitinophaga sp. MM2321 contains these coding sequences:
- a CDS encoding alpha/beta hydrolase: MKKLLLAASFVFCLQTHSAATSSRSAADSLTWYTSFDGTRIHYTVKGTGIPVILLHGFIVNASSWEKTPLLDSLLLHGFQVIMPDMRGNGTSGHPKDSTGYLNDAEARDIMGLATYLQLPSYKVVGYSRGSIITARLLVLDKRVTCGVMGGMGTAFTNPAWPRRQQFYEALSGKNVPELAAMVKNVQAAGLDQQALAWMQLGQPATSPAELAAVTQPVLVIGGDKDEDNDTGGSLAAMMPRGMHGTVAGNHNSVVRSPDFARWVLDFLKKH; the protein is encoded by the coding sequence ATGAAAAAACTTCTGCTTGCCGCCAGCTTTGTATTTTGCCTGCAAACCCACAGTGCTGCCACATCTTCCCGGTCTGCCGCTGACTCCCTGACCTGGTATACCTCTTTTGACGGCACCCGCATTCACTATACGGTGAAAGGTACCGGCATCCCCGTCATCCTGCTACACGGTTTTATTGTGAATGCCAGCTCCTGGGAAAAAACGCCGCTGCTGGACTCCCTGCTGTTGCATGGATTCCAGGTAATTATGCCGGATATGCGTGGCAACGGGACTTCCGGTCATCCGAAAGACAGCACCGGCTACCTCAACGATGCAGAAGCCAGGGATATCATGGGATTAGCTACTTATCTGCAACTCCCATCTTATAAAGTAGTGGGCTATTCCCGCGGATCGATCATCACAGCCCGTTTGCTGGTATTAGACAAACGGGTTACCTGCGGGGTGATGGGAGGTATGGGTACCGCCTTTACCAACCCGGCCTGGCCACGCCGGCAACAGTTCTATGAAGCCCTTTCCGGAAAAAATGTACCGGAACTGGCAGCCATGGTGAAAAATGTGCAGGCCGCCGGGTTAGACCAGCAGGCTCTTGCCTGGATGCAACTGGGGCAACCCGCTACTTCACCCGCTGAACTGGCCGCAGTAACCCAGCCGGTATTGGTGATTGGTGGTGATAAAGATGAAGATAACGACACCGGCGGTTCCCTGGCAGCAATGATGCCGCGCGGGATGCATGGCACAGTAGCCGGTAATCATAATAGTGTAGTCCGCTCCCCGGATTTTGCCAGATGGGTACTGGACTTCCTGAAAAAACACTAG
- a CDS encoding Rieske 2Fe-2S domain-containing protein: MERRDFVSNIGLTLALACTAGLAACSKGGGGYGGSTPPPPGNTAKLTLNLTSDLPNIGDFRISNGVIIIRTGTGKTAGDFTALSSTCTHQGCTVATYNKSTKLIECNAPCGHGSRYALSGAVNTGPAPNPLAAYKIAITGEVLTVS, encoded by the coding sequence ATGGAAAGAAGGGACTTTGTATCTAATATTGGTCTTACGCTGGCATTGGCCTGTACAGCGGGTTTGGCAGCCTGTAGTAAAGGCGGCGGTGGATACGGCGGTTCTACGCCACCACCACCCGGCAACACTGCAAAATTAACCCTTAACCTGACCAGTGATCTGCCTAACATCGGTGATTTCAGGATTTCCAATGGTGTGATTATTATCCGCACAGGTACCGGCAAAACTGCGGGTGATTTTACGGCTTTATCCAGCACCTGTACCCATCAGGGATGTACGGTAGCTACTTACAACAAAAGCACAAAACTGATTGAATGTAACGCACCTTGCGGCCATGGTAGCAGGTATGCCCTCAGTGGTGCCGTAAATACCGGACCAGCACCGAATCCGCTGGCTGCCTATAAAATTGCTATAACCGGAGAAGTACTCACCGTTAGCTAG